A segment of the Synechococcus sp. CBW1002 genome:
TCAATCACAACCGAAGCAGGGTCAGCCTGTCTGGAATTCCAGGCAGGCTGTTTTACTGTTTCGCGGCACTGTGTCCGCCTCACACTGACTGCTCTGGATGTCCATCCTGCGGCCCAAGGCAGGCAGAGCCATCCACCAGAAGAACCCGCCAGCAGAGCGCTGGGTGGCACGATGAGGCCATCCCTGCGTCACAGCGCAGACCGATCACCACCAAGCGCCCGTGCCGGAGCTGCCCGAGGTCGAAACCGTCCGCCGAGGCCTGGATCAGCAGACCCGCGGCATGACGGTCGCCGCTGTTGAGGTGCGACTTGCGCGCACCATCGCCCACCCCCAGCCTGCCGAGCTCTTCTGTGTCGCACTGCAGGGCTGCAGCCTGCAGCATTGGCAACGGCGCGGCAAGTACCTGCTGGCGACCCTGACGGACAGAGCAGGTGTCAGCGCCGGAACCTGGGGGGTGCATCTGCGCATGACCGGCCAGTTCCTCTGGCTTCCAGAGTCAGCAGAGCCCTGCCGCCACACACGGGTGCGGTTCTTTGATCCACACGGCAATGAACTCCGCTACGTCGACATCCGCAGCTTTGGACAGATGTGGTGGGTGCCACCCGATCAGGCTCCTGCGGAGGTGATCAGTGGCCTGCAGCGACTCGGGCCAGAACCCTTCAGCCCTGAGTTCACCGCCAGCCATCTGCAACGGGCCCTGCAGGGTTCGTCTCGACCGATCAAGAACGCCCTGCTCGATCAACGTCTGGTGGCCGGTGTGGGCAATATCTACGCGGATGAATCGTTGTTCGAAGCTGGAATCCGTCCCCACACACCCGCTGGCCAGCTGAAGCGTCCTCAGCTGGAACGCCTGCATGGGGCCCTGCTGAGGATTTTGCGGGCCAGCATCGGCGCCGGCGGCACCACCTTCAGCGACTTCCGTGATCTCACAGGCACCAATGGGAACTATGGCGGTGTGGCCTGGGTCTATCGACGCGGCGGCGAACCCTGCCGCCGCTGCGGCACCGTGCTGCGCCGCGACAAGCTGGCCGGGCGCAGCAGCCACTGGTGCCCGCTCTGCCAGCAGTGAACCCGGGCGCCGCGACGCGCTTGGATGGATGGAGTTTCCGAACGATCCGGTTTGGAGTCCCTGGCGACCCAACTCACTGAGGCCATGGTTGCCATCCACCAGCGCGGTTGGTGCGATGGAACGGGAGGCAATTTCAGTTGTGTCAGGCAGCAGGAGCCCCTGCAGCTGTTGATGGCACCCAGCGGCGTGGACAAGGGCTCGGTAGAGCCCGAACAGTTGATCCTCGTCGATGGGAACGCACGCGTGATCAGCGGACACGGCAAAGCCAGTGCCGAAACCCTGCTGCATCTGGCGATCGTCGCCGAGGCTGGCGCCGGGGCCGTGCTGCACACCCACTCCCAGGCGGCCACCCTGCTTTCATCCTGGGCTCTGGGCCAGGAGGAGAGGGCGGAATCAGGCTGCGCTGCATTGGCGATCAGCGGCCTGGAGATGCTCAAAGGCCTGCAAGGCGTCAGCACCCACGCCACCACCATTCACATCCCCGTGCTTCCCAACGATCAGGACCTGCAGTCCCTCAGCTCAGCCGCTCGGCCACACCTGGCCCAGGCACCGCATGGGCTGTTGATCGGAGGTCACGGGCTCTACGCCTGGGGCAGGGATCTGGGCGAGGCCCAGCGCCATCTTGAGATCCTCGAATTTCTTCTCGAACAGCGGTGGCGACGCCTGCTGCTGCAGAGCCTGATGCCCCCCATGCCCGGCCGTGAGCATTCCGACGCAACCATCACACAGCGACACGACGTTCAGAAGGAGACAAACCATGCCTGAACCCAATCGCGCC
Coding sequences within it:
- a CDS encoding DNA-formamidopyrimidine glycosylase, producing MPELPEVETVRRGLDQQTRGMTVAAVEVRLARTIAHPQPAELFCVALQGCSLQHWQRRGKYLLATLTDRAGVSAGTWGVHLRMTGQFLWLPESAEPCRHTRVRFFDPHGNELRYVDIRSFGQMWWVPPDQAPAEVISGLQRLGPEPFSPEFTASHLQRALQGSSRPIKNALLDQRLVAGVGNIYADESLFEAGIRPHTPAGQLKRPQLERLHGALLRILRASIGAGGTTFSDFRDLTGTNGNYGGVAWVYRRGGEPCRRCGTVLRRDKLAGRSSHWCPLCQQ
- the mtnB gene encoding methylthioribulose 1-phosphate dehydratase; the protein is MVAIHQRGWCDGTGGNFSCVRQQEPLQLLMAPSGVDKGSVEPEQLILVDGNARVISGHGKASAETLLHLAIVAEAGAGAVLHTHSQAATLLSSWALGQEERAESGCAALAISGLEMLKGLQGVSTHATTIHIPVLPNDQDLQSLSSAARPHLAQAPHGLLIGGHGLYAWGRDLGEAQRHLEILEFLLEQRWRRLLLQSLMPPMPGREHSDATITQRHDVQKETNHA